A genomic region of Halopelagius longus contains the following coding sequences:
- a CDS encoding CPBP family intramembrane glutamic endopeptidase, with product MATDPQASSLDDARTHLRAFGGAFVVVALALLVAVIFVSLLQPLVEAFGVAPESALGRALTSAAQFVGFGVAAVGYLVVTEQRELVSVRAPTARDAAWVAGGLLGLVSLYLAIVFGMEALGIQMAGSNLIAQGQDEPVYYLYLIPVTLLLVGPTEELVFRGVVQGSFRRAYGPVFGVVAASAVFAAIHWSSFSGSGRFVTLGVILLLGATLGTVYEKTENLFVPAAVHGLFNTVQFVYVYATATGLL from the coding sequence ATGGCAACCGACCCTCAAGCCTCGTCGCTCGACGACGCGCGCACGCACCTCCGAGCGTTCGGCGGCGCGTTCGTCGTCGTCGCCCTCGCCTTGCTCGTGGCGGTCATCTTCGTCTCGCTCCTCCAACCCCTCGTCGAAGCGTTCGGCGTCGCCCCGGAGAGCGCACTCGGACGCGCGTTGACCAGCGCCGCGCAGTTCGTCGGATTCGGCGTGGCCGCCGTCGGATACCTCGTCGTGACGGAGCAACGCGAGTTGGTGTCCGTCCGCGCGCCGACGGCCCGCGACGCGGCGTGGGTTGCCGGCGGCCTGTTGGGACTCGTCTCCCTCTACCTCGCTATCGTGTTCGGGATGGAGGCGCTCGGCATCCAGATGGCCGGGAGCAACCTCATCGCGCAGGGGCAGGACGAACCGGTGTACTACCTCTACCTGATTCCGGTGACCCTCCTGCTTGTCGGCCCGACGGAGGAACTCGTCTTCCGCGGCGTCGTGCAGGGGTCGTTCCGCCGAGCCTACGGCCCCGTCTTCGGCGTCGTCGCCGCCAGCGCCGTCTTCGCGGCCATCCACTGGAGTTCCTTCTCGGGGAGCGGTCGGTTCGTCACCCTCGGCGTCATCCTCCTCTTGGGGGCGACGCTCGGGACGGTGTACGAGAAGACGGAGAACCTGTTCGTGCCCGCGGCGGTCCACGGCCTGTTCAACACCGTCCAGTTCGTCTACGTGTACGCGACGGCGACGGGTCTGCTGTAA
- a CDS encoding Lrp/AsnC family transcriptional regulator: MDPSPLDLVDQAILFHLQRDGRCAITDIADAVDVSDNTVRNRIQKMEEEGVIEDYQVNVNYDNAGIQHLFMFVCTARVAERARLVANVRDLSGVVEVLSLMTGNENVYVVAAARDKSAITELAYDIEELGLRIEREHLISEHSRQAFSGFASDLTFRD, encoded by the coding sequence ATGGATCCGTCACCGCTGGACCTCGTAGACCAAGCGATCCTCTTTCACCTCCAACGCGACGGTCGGTGCGCGATAACCGACATCGCCGACGCCGTGGACGTCTCCGATAACACCGTCCGTAACCGCATCCAGAAGATGGAGGAGGAGGGAGTCATCGAGGACTACCAGGTGAACGTCAACTACGACAACGCCGGGATTCAGCACCTGTTCATGTTCGTCTGCACCGCGCGCGTCGCCGAACGCGCGCGACTGGTCGCCAACGTCCGCGACCTCTCCGGCGTCGTGGAAGTGCTCTCCCTCATGACCGGCAACGAGAACGTCTACGTCGTCGCGGCGGCGAGAGACAAAAGCGCCATCACCGAACTCGCCTACGACATCGAGGAACTCGGACTCCGCATCGAACGGGAACACCTCATCTCCGAACACTCCCGGCAAGCGTTCAGCGGATTCGCGTCCGATCTCACCTTTCGCGATTGA
- the rimI gene encoding ribosomal protein S18-alanine N-acetyltransferase gives MNERSRNPDGTDRNARADGSGADAAAPENTVVRRATRSDLLDVYRIEKSSFSQPWPYSAFETFLEEPGFLVAVRGPAVVGYVVADVMPNHGRGIGHVKDIAVRPDARGAGLGRYLLERALVALTIDGATLVKLEVRVGNEPAISLYRDVGFERARRVPGYYADGEDAFVMVLDLDAWQA, from the coding sequence GTGAACGAGAGGTCACGGAACCCGGACGGAACCGACCGGAACGCGCGGGCCGACGGGTCGGGCGCGGACGCCGCCGCGCCGGAGAACACGGTCGTTCGGAGGGCGACGCGGTCGGACCTCCTCGACGTCTACCGCATCGAGAAGAGTTCGTTCTCCCAGCCGTGGCCCTACTCGGCGTTCGAGACGTTCCTCGAGGAACCCGGATTCCTCGTCGCCGTCCGCGGGCCGGCGGTGGTCGGGTACGTCGTCGCCGACGTGATGCCGAACCACGGGCGCGGCATCGGACACGTCAAGGACATCGCCGTCCGCCCCGACGCCCGCGGGGCGGGACTCGGCCGCTACCTCCTCGAACGCGCCCTCGTCGCGTTGACCATCGACGGCGCGACGCTGGTGAAACTGGAGGTTCGCGTCGGCAACGAACCCGCCATCTCGCTGTACCGCGACGTGGGGTTCGAACGGGCGCGCCGCGTCCCCGGCTACTACGCCGACGGCGAGGACGCGTTCGTGATGGTGCTCGACCTCGACGCGTGGCAGGCCTGA
- a CDS encoding HalOD1 output domain-containing protein — protein MAYNRSTLRSDAAESVTERILTSVADREGTDVLSLPPLYEAVDPDALEQLVAFGGVAEISFTYLDYDISVDGDGDVRVRTLGDSSDGNPVRL, from the coding sequence ATGGCCTACAATCGAAGTACTCTCCGCTCAGACGCCGCCGAGAGCGTCACCGAACGTATTCTCACCTCGGTTGCGGACCGCGAAGGGACGGACGTCCTCTCTCTGCCACCGCTGTACGAGGCCGTCGACCCCGACGCCCTCGAACAGCTCGTCGCGTTCGGCGGCGTGGCCGAGATCTCGTTCACCTACCTCGATTACGACATCTCGGTCGACGGCGACGGCGACGTTCGCGTGCGCACGCTCGGCGATTCGTCCGACGGTAACCCCGTCAGGCTGTAG
- the infB gene encoding translation initiation factor IF-2 translates to MSDTDSDADADAATEPNTLRTPIVAVLGHVDHGKTTLLDKIRGSAVSEGEAGAITQHIGATAVPLETVSEMAGSLVDPDDFDLPGLLFIDTPGHHSFTTLRSRGGALADIAIVVVDVNDGFQPQTIEALDILKRTGTPFVVAANKIDTTPGWNPHEGEPIQRTYDKQSQNASQRLDSNLYEIIGNLSDEGFSADLYWRVQNFQKNVGVVPISAITSEGIPDLLAVLMGLSQRYMKEQMEIDVAGPGAGTVLEVKDERGFGTTLDVVLYDGTIAEDDTVVVGGMDGPIVTDVRALLQPRPNAEIRTEKRFNKVESVTAASGIKIAAPDLELAMAGAPIRVVRDRDVDDVIAEVEAELAEIEVDTEEEGVVVKADTLGSLEAMANALKEAEVPVLRAEVGDVAPRDVAIASTAREDEHKVILGFNVDVLPNAKQELDQNDVRLFDDDVIYQLIEDYEEFVEERKRAQQETVLDKIIRPCRFRILEDHVFRQSNPAVVGVEILSGTLKNNTHVAKWEGNEPKRVGQLSGIQEQGEDVSKARAGKRVSVAIDGPTVGRQIEEGDELWVQLPEKHAKILEQELSDDIPADELEALTGYLDKHRQRDPFWGK, encoded by the coding sequence ATGTCTGACACAGATTCCGACGCCGACGCGGACGCAGCCACAGAACCGAACACGCTACGCACCCCCATCGTCGCCGTTCTCGGGCACGTCGACCACGGGAAAACGACCCTGCTCGACAAGATACGCGGCTCCGCCGTCAGCGAGGGCGAGGCGGGCGCTATCACCCAGCACATCGGCGCGACGGCCGTCCCCTTAGAGACGGTCTCGGAGATGGCGGGGAGCCTCGTGGACCCCGACGACTTCGACCTGCCGGGACTGCTGTTCATCGACACGCCGGGGCACCACTCGTTTACGACGCTTCGCTCCCGCGGCGGCGCACTCGCGGACATCGCCATCGTCGTCGTGGACGTAAACGACGGGTTCCAACCGCAGACCATCGAGGCCCTCGACATCCTCAAGCGGACGGGCACGCCGTTCGTCGTCGCGGCGAACAAGATAGACACGACGCCCGGATGGAACCCCCACGAGGGCGAACCCATCCAGCGGACGTACGACAAGCAGTCCCAGAACGCCAGCCAGCGACTCGACTCGAACCTCTACGAGATTATCGGCAACCTCTCGGACGAGGGGTTCTCCGCGGACCTCTACTGGCGCGTCCAGAACTTCCAGAAGAACGTCGGCGTCGTCCCCATCTCCGCCATCACGAGCGAGGGGATTCCGGACCTGCTGGCCGTGCTGATGGGTCTCTCCCAGCGCTACATGAAAGAGCAGATGGAGATAGACGTCGCCGGCCCCGGCGCGGGGACGGTGCTGGAAGTCAAGGACGAACGCGGGTTCGGGACGACCCTCGACGTGGTGCTGTACGACGGCACCATCGCCGAGGACGACACCGTCGTCGTCGGCGGGATGGACGGCCCCATCGTGACGGACGTGCGGGCCCTCCTGCAACCGCGCCCGAACGCCGAGATTCGGACAGAAAAGCGCTTCAACAAGGTGGAGTCGGTCACCGCCGCCTCCGGTATCAAAATCGCCGCGCCCGACCTCGAACTGGCGATGGCGGGCGCGCCGATTCGCGTCGTCCGCGACCGAGACGTAGACGACGTCATCGCGGAAGTCGAGGCCGAACTCGCCGAGATAGAGGTCGATACGGAGGAGGAGGGCGTCGTCGTGAAGGCCGACACCCTCGGCAGTCTCGAAGCGATGGCGAACGCACTCAAGGAGGCGGAAGTGCCCGTCCTCCGCGCGGAAGTCGGCGACGTCGCGCCGCGCGACGTGGCCATCGCCTCGACGGCCCGCGAGGACGAACACAAGGTCATCCTCGGGTTCAACGTGGACGTCCTGCCGAACGCCAAGCAGGAACTCGACCAGAACGACGTGCGCCTGTTCGACGACGACGTCATCTACCAACTCATCGAAGACTACGAGGAGTTCGTCGAGGAGCGAAAGCGCGCCCAACAGGAGACGGTCCTCGACAAGATAATCCGGCCCTGCCGGTTCCGCATCCTCGAAGACCACGTCTTCCGGCAGTCGAATCCCGCCGTCGTCGGCGTCGAGATACTGTCGGGCACCCTGAAGAACAACACCCACGTCGCGAAGTGGGAGGGGAACGAACCGAAGCGCGTCGGCCAACTCTCCGGCATCCAAGAACAGGGCGAGGACGTCTCGAAGGCCCGCGCGGGCAAGCGCGTCTCCGTCGCCATCGACGGGCCGACGGTCGGCCGCCAGATAGAGGAGGGCGACGAACTGTGGGTGCAACTCCCCGAGAAGCACGCGAAGATTCTCGAACAGGAACTGTCCGACGACATCCCGGCCGACGAACTGGAAGCGCTCACGGGCTACCTCGATAAGCACCGCCAACGCGACCCCTTCTGGGGGAAGTGA
- a CDS encoding NOB1 family endonuclease, translated as MHILDSSAFINEYHTTEQTASIPMVNEELEGEASFRFDAMEGSGMHIHIPASGTVEKVRRAAGETGDRETLSDTDVRLLAAAFELDGVLVTDDYAMQNVADKLNVQVEVIAQDGISEQRDWKYQCQGCGREFDDNKDRCPVCGMDLARKNPA; from the coding sequence ATGCACATCCTCGACTCTTCTGCGTTCATCAACGAGTACCACACCACAGAACAGACGGCCTCTATCCCCATGGTCAACGAGGAACTGGAGGGGGAGGCGTCCTTCCGGTTCGACGCGATGGAAGGATCCGGGATGCACATCCACATCCCCGCCTCGGGCACCGTCGAGAAAGTCCGCCGCGCGGCGGGCGAGACGGGCGACCGAGAGACGCTCTCGGACACCGACGTCCGCCTCCTGGCCGCCGCCTTCGAACTCGACGGCGTCCTCGTGACCGACGACTACGCGATGCAGAACGTCGCCGACAAGCTCAACGTACAGGTCGAAGTCATCGCCCAAGACGGCATCTCCGAGCAACGCGACTGGAAGTACCAGTGTCAGGGCTGCGGGCGCGAGTTCGACGACAACAAGGACCGCTGTCCCGTCTGCGGGATGGACCTCGCGCGGAAGAACCCGGCGTAA
- a CDS encoding glucose-6-phosphate isomerase gives MHVDIGNVLDGTPSVSRDSLERLDGAVAAAHERIESGRADAEHGYAALNLPETADAGEIRAAVEPFGDPEAIVTVGIGGSALGAATLTEALADEDDPDAYYLDNVDPEHVSTLVESLPLSETVVNVVSRSGTTAETLSNFLVVREAMEAAGVDWTDRTFVTTGEEGNLRNLAEKHDLPALDVPEGVPGRFSVLSTVGLAAAAIQGHDLDALLAGAADEADRLSGSLFESPAYAYGATTYALAQRGALTNAMMPYAESMEYFAEWFAQLWAESLGKDGVGQTPARALGATDQHSQLQLYRAGPRDKLVTLVRPREREDRGIPETDLEGLSYLGGSSLGELLDAEFEATEASLAAAGVPNVRIEIDRVDERGLGELLYGMEAACVLYGELANVSTFTQPAVEWGKRAARGLLGGGDFEEADAVAEKTTLVVE, from the coding sequence ATGCACGTCGATATCGGGAACGTTCTCGACGGGACGCCGAGCGTCTCGCGGGACAGTCTCGAACGGTTGGACGGGGCGGTGGCCGCCGCGCACGAACGCATCGAGTCGGGACGCGCCGACGCCGAACACGGCTACGCGGCGTTGAACCTGCCCGAGACGGCCGACGCGGGCGAGATTCGCGCCGCCGTCGAACCGTTCGGCGACCCCGAAGCGATAGTCACCGTCGGCATCGGCGGGAGCGCCCTCGGCGCGGCGACGCTGACGGAGGCGTTGGCCGACGAGGACGACCCGGACGCGTACTACCTCGACAACGTGGACCCCGAGCACGTCTCGACGCTCGTGGAGTCGCTTCCGCTCTCGGAAACCGTCGTCAACGTCGTCTCGCGGTCCGGGACGACGGCGGAGACGCTGTCGAACTTCCTCGTCGTCCGCGAGGCGATGGAGGCGGCGGGCGTCGATTGGACCGACCGGACGTTCGTCACGACGGGCGAGGAGGGAAACCTCCGGAACCTCGCGGAGAAACACGACCTGCCGGCGTTGGACGTGCCGGAGGGCGTCCCCGGTCGGTTCTCCGTACTCTCGACGGTCGGACTCGCCGCGGCGGCGATTCAGGGCCACGATTTAGACGCCTTACTCGCGGGCGCGGCGGACGAAGCCGACCGCCTGTCGGGGTCGCTGTTCGAGTCGCCCGCGTACGCCTACGGGGCGACGACGTACGCCCTCGCGCAACGCGGCGCGCTGACGAACGCGATGATGCCGTACGCGGAGTCCATGGAGTACTTCGCGGAGTGGTTCGCGCAACTGTGGGCCGAGAGCCTCGGGAAGGACGGCGTGGGGCAGACGCCCGCCCGCGCCCTCGGGGCGACGGACCAACACTCCCAACTGCAACTGTACCGCGCCGGGCCGCGGGACAAACTCGTGACGCTCGTCCGCCCGCGCGAACGCGAGGACCGGGGGATTCCCGAGACGGACCTCGAAGGACTGTCGTACCTCGGCGGGTCGTCGCTCGGCGAACTGCTGGACGCCGAGTTCGAGGCGACGGAGGCGAGTCTCGCCGCCGCGGGCGTCCCGAACGTCCGAATCGAAATCGACCGGGTGGACGAGCGCGGACTGGGCGAACTGCTCTACGGGATGGAGGCCGCCTGCGTCCTCTACGGCGAACTCGCGAACGTCTCGACGTTCACCCAACCGGCCGTCGAGTGGGGCAAACGGGCCGCCCGCGGCTTGCTCGGCGGCGGCGACTTCGAGGAGGCCGACGCCGTCGCGGAGAAGACGACGCTGGTCGTCGAGTAG
- a CDS encoding DUF5811 family protein, which produces MNGNNPYAGSPGVVDAGRPNEDDLSTEQVRTLREAVAGIVSRTQSYLPEGYAIGSELSYGSNGPQATVAVHPPVGRPVSAGFSPDENDLESGLTDDDRDEVARGLAASAAFQVMNAVGDELTPTAR; this is translated from the coding sequence ATGAACGGAAACAACCCCTACGCGGGTTCTCCCGGCGTCGTCGATGCGGGCCGTCCGAACGAGGACGACCTCTCGACAGAACAGGTCCGGACGCTGCGCGAGGCCGTCGCGGGAATCGTCTCCCGCACGCAGTCGTATCTTCCGGAGGGGTACGCCATCGGGTCGGAACTCTCCTACGGAAGCAACGGTCCGCAGGCGACGGTGGCCGTCCACCCGCCCGTCGGCCGGCCGGTCAGCGCCGGTTTCAGCCCCGACGAGAACGACTTGGAGTCGGGTCTCACCGACGACGACAGAGACGAAGTGGCTCGCGGACTCGCCGCCTCCGCGGCGTTTCAGGTCATGAACGCAGTCGGCGACGAACTCACGCCGACCGCTCGCTGA
- the pan2 gene encoding proteasome-activating nucleotidase Pan2 — translation MSRSPSLPERPRLDLDPEMSEAERLSAIRQHFERLVAVNDELDDRLSEALDRREELKDEVEQLKDRNEALKTSSLYVATVEEVTDDGVVIKQHGNNQEVLTDASPHLDAEVESGDRVAINDSFAIQTLLDDETDSRAQAMEVDGSPEVRYEDIGGIDEQVREVREAVEDPLKNPEMFEEVGVDPPSGVLLYGPPGTGKTMLAKAVANETDATFIKMAGSELVRKFIGEGSRLVRDLFELAADREPAVIFIDEIDAVASKRTDSKTSGDAEVQRTMMQLLSEMDGFDDRGEIRIMAATNRFDMLDEAILRPGRFDRLIEVPKPAAEGREKILEIHTRDMNVADDVDFADFAEKLEDYSGADIASLATEAGMFAIRDERTEVTRADFEAAYEKLESTDETTTLPGHTDYQY, via the coding sequence ATGTCCAGAAGCCCCTCTCTCCCTGAACGCCCTCGTCTGGACCTCGACCCGGAGATGTCCGAGGCCGAACGCCTGTCGGCCATCCGGCAGCACTTCGAGCGTCTCGTCGCGGTGAACGACGAACTCGACGACCGCCTCTCGGAGGCGCTCGACCGGCGCGAGGAGTTGAAGGACGAGGTCGAACAGTTGAAGGACCGCAACGAAGCGCTGAAAACCTCGTCGCTGTACGTCGCGACGGTCGAAGAGGTGACCGACGACGGCGTCGTCATCAAACAGCACGGTAACAACCAGGAGGTGTTGACCGACGCCTCGCCGCACCTCGACGCCGAAGTCGAGTCCGGCGACCGAGTCGCCATCAACGACTCCTTCGCCATCCAGACGCTCTTGGACGACGAGACGGACTCCCGCGCGCAGGCGATGGAAGTCGACGGGTCGCCCGAGGTCCGGTACGAGGACATCGGCGGCATCGACGAACAGGTCCGGGAGGTCCGCGAAGCGGTCGAGGACCCCCTCAAGAACCCCGAGATGTTCGAGGAAGTCGGCGTCGACCCGCCGTCCGGCGTTCTCCTCTACGGCCCGCCGGGCACCGGGAAGACGATGCTCGCGAAGGCCGTCGCCAACGAGACGGACGCGACGTTCATCAAGATGGCCGGGTCGGAACTCGTCCGGAAGTTCATCGGCGAAGGCTCCCGCCTCGTCCGCGACCTGTTCGAACTCGCCGCGGACCGCGAACCCGCCGTCATCTTCATCGACGAGATAGACGCCGTCGCCTCCAAGCGGACTGACTCGAAGACGTCCGGCGACGCGGAGGTCCAGCGGACGATGATGCAACTGCTCTCGGAGATGGACGGCTTCGACGACCGCGGCGAGATTCGCATCATGGCCGCGACGAACCGCTTCGACATGCTCGACGAGGCAATCCTCCGTCCCGGCCGGTTCGACCGCCTCATCGAGGTGCCCAAGCCCGCCGCCGAGGGCCGCGAGAAGATTCTGGAGATCCACACCCGCGACATGAACGTCGCAGACGACGTGGACTTCGCGGACTTCGCGGAGAAACTGGAGGACTACTCCGGCGCGGACATCGCCTCTCTGGCCACCGAGGCCGGGATGTTCGCCATCCGCGACGAACGGACGGAGGTCACCCGCGCGGACTTCGAGGCCGCCTACGAGAAACTCGAATCCACCGACGAGACGACGACGCTTCCGGGCCACACCGACTACCAGTACTGA
- a CDS encoding aconitate hydratase — MGQTLTEKILDDHLVEGELEPGEEIGIEIDQVLTQDTTGTMVWLQFEALGLDEQQTELAAQYCDHQTYQFDFKNTDDHRFLRSAAGTYGAHFSRPGNGICHNVHKENFAAPGKTLLGSDSHTPTPGGLGELAIGAGGLDIAVAMGGGAYYVEMPEVVNVRLEGELQDWASAKDVILEMLRRLSVKGGVGKVFEYTGPGAKSLSVPERTTITNMGTELGATSSIFETDEKTKDYLARQGREDEYVELKADDDAEYADEVVIDLSEIEPLIAKPSMPDNVVPVDEVAGTDVDQVIVGSCTNGGYEDVLPAAKMVKGREVAKSTDLIVAPGSKQAGELLAREGWTAEMMAAGVNVSEATCGPCIGIGHVPASNSVSVRTFNRNFEGRSGIEDDSVFLASPQVAAAAALKGEIVDPRDLADELGDLEAPGVELPDQYDASKADLIAPDEAIDDELIKGPNIGEVPLKDPLQANIEGEALLKMEDNITTDHIIPATSDILKFRSNIERLSEFTLSRVDDTFAQRAKEADGGFLVAGENYGQGSSREHAAMCPMYLGIEGVLAQSFARIHKANLFNFGIVPLAIDEETYEKIEQGDDIAIVDDVAEAVESGQEEFTIRVNDDWEATATLDASERERRILTAGGKLSLTKQQNEEDSSGGATPADD, encoded by the coding sequence ATGGGACAGACGCTTACGGAAAAAATACTCGACGATCATCTCGTCGAAGGCGAGCTCGAGCCCGGCGAGGAAATCGGAATCGAAATCGACCAGGTCCTCACGCAGGACACGACGGGGACGATGGTCTGGCTCCAGTTCGAGGCGCTCGGCCTCGACGAACAGCAGACCGAACTGGCCGCGCAGTACTGCGACCACCAGACGTACCAGTTCGACTTCAAGAACACCGACGACCACCGCTTCCTCCGTTCGGCGGCGGGCACGTACGGTGCGCACTTCTCCCGACCGGGCAACGGCATCTGCCACAACGTCCACAAGGAGAACTTCGCCGCGCCCGGGAAGACGCTGCTCGGCTCTGACTCTCACACGCCGACACCCGGCGGCCTCGGCGAACTCGCCATCGGTGCCGGCGGCCTCGACATCGCAGTCGCCATGGGCGGCGGCGCGTACTACGTCGAGATGCCGGAAGTCGTCAACGTCCGCCTCGAAGGCGAACTCCAGGACTGGGCTTCCGCGAAGGACGTCATCCTCGAGATGCTCCGACGCCTCTCCGTGAAGGGCGGCGTCGGCAAGGTGTTCGAGTACACCGGCCCCGGCGCGAAGTCGCTCTCGGTGCCCGAGCGTACCACCATCACCAACATGGGGACGGAACTCGGCGCGACGTCCTCTATCTTCGAGACCGACGAGAAGACGAAAGACTATCTCGCCCGACAGGGCCGCGAAGACGAGTACGTCGAACTGAAGGCCGACGACGACGCCGAGTACGCCGACGAAGTCGTCATCGACCTCTCGGAGATCGAACCGCTCATCGCGAAGCCGTCGATGCCCGACAACGTCGTTCCCGTCGACGAAGTCGCGGGCACGGACGTAGACCAGGTCATCGTCGGTTCCTGTACCAACGGCGGCTACGAGGACGTTCTCCCGGCCGCGAAGATGGTCAAGGGCCGCGAAGTCGCAAAGAGCACGGACCTCATCGTCGCGCCCGGTTCGAAGCAGGCCGGAGAACTGCTCGCCCGCGAAGGCTGGACCGCCGAGATGATGGCGGCCGGCGTCAACGTCTCCGAGGCGACCTGCGGACCGTGTATCGGTATCGGCCACGTCCCGGCTTCGAACTCCGTCTCCGTCCGGACGTTCAACCGCAACTTCGAGGGTCGCTCCGGCATCGAGGACGACTCGGTCTTCCTCGCCTCGCCGCAGGTCGCCGCCGCGGCGGCGCTGAAGGGCGAAATCGTCGATCCCCGCGACCTCGCGGACGAACTCGGCGACCTCGAAGCGCCCGGCGTCGAACTCCCCGACCAGTACGACGCCTCGAAGGCCGACCTCATCGCACCCGACGAGGCCATCGACGACGAACTCATCAAGGGCCCCAACATCGGCGAAGTGCCGCTGAAGGACCCCCTCCAAGCGAACATCGAGGGTGAGGCGCTCCTGAAGATGGAGGACAACATCACGACGGACCACATCATCCCGGCCACGTCCGACATCCTCAAGTTCCGCTCGAACATCGAGCGCCTCTCGGAGTTCACGCTCTCGCGCGTCGACGACACGTTCGCCCAGCGAGCGAAGGAGGCCGACGGCGGCTTCCTCGTCGCCGGCGAGAACTACGGGCAGGGCTCCTCCCGCGAACACGCCGCGATGTGTCCGATGTACCTCGGCATCGAGGGCGTCCTCGCGCAGTCGTTCGCGCGCATCCACAAGGCGAACCTGTTCAACTTCGGCATCGTCCCCCTCGCCATCGACGAGGAGACGTACGAGAAGATAGAGCAGGGCGACGACATCGCGATCGTCGACGACGTCGCCGAAGCCGTCGAATCCGGTCAGGAAGAGTTCACGATCCGCGTGAACGACGACTGGGAGGCGACGGCGACGCTCGACGCCTCCGAGCGCGAACGTCGCATCCTCACCGCCGGCGGCAAGCTGTCGCTGACGAAGCAGCAGAACGAGGAAGACTCCTCCGGCGGCGCGACGCCCGCGGACGACTGA
- a CDS encoding PRC-barrel domain-containing protein, translating to MADILAENLSGKAVMGSDGTELGQLYNITMDLKTGALHDLLVTPNEEVRPGQFAFEQNDQGRFRVPVSRVQAVKDYIVIQR from the coding sequence ATGGCCGACATACTCGCCGAAAACCTCTCGGGGAAGGCCGTCATGGGCTCGGACGGAACCGAGCTCGGGCAGTTGTACAACATCACGATGGACTTGAAGACCGGCGCGCTACACGATCTCCTCGTCACCCCGAACGAGGAGGTTCGCCCGGGACAGTTCGCGTTCGAACAGAACGACCAAGGCCGATTCCGAGTCCCCGTCTCCCGCGTGCAGGCGGTCAAGGACTACATCGTCATCCAACGCTAA
- a CDS encoding pyruvoyl-dependent arginine decarboxylase: protein MSTIYVVRGVGTAPTEMASYDAALAAANVHNYNLVAVSSIVPEGASVEEVDTAPNLGPAGNRLTVVQARATTAEEGTVAAGLGWATGPGPGLFYEASGEDPAAVRRAVEDGLAAGRGLREWEFDDERVVVTAAEADGEGYTTAVTVAAYGESEPIL from the coding sequence ATGAGCACCATCTACGTGGTTCGCGGCGTGGGCACTGCGCCCACCGAGATGGCGTCGTACGACGCCGCCTTGGCCGCGGCCAACGTGCACAACTACAACCTCGTCGCCGTCTCCTCTATCGTCCCCGAGGGCGCGTCCGTCGAGGAAGTCGACACCGCGCCGAATCTCGGTCCGGCGGGCAACCGCCTGACGGTCGTACAGGCGCGGGCGACGACGGCCGAGGAGGGTACCGTCGCCGCCGGACTCGGGTGGGCGACCGGACCGGGACCCGGCCTCTTCTACGAGGCGTCGGGCGAGGACCCGGCGGCCGTCCGGCGGGCGGTCGAAGACGGACTGGCCGCGGGGCGCGGCCTCCGCGAGTGGGAGTTCGACGACGAACGCGTCGTCGTCACCGCCGCGGAGGCCGACGGCGAGGGGTACACGACGGCGGTCACCGTCGCCGCCTACGGCGAGAGCGAGCCGATACTGTGA